The following proteins come from a genomic window of Athalia rosae chromosome 1, iyAthRosa1.1, whole genome shotgun sequence:
- the LOC105690534 gene encoding uncharacterized protein LOC105690534 isoform X3, translating into MYDVNLCKMSRRRSKRLSQNPDKLICHFCGCDEENEIKYGKLWNQDGIITHYYCLLLSSNMEQNGEDDQGILGFMPADIQKELRRGKKLSCCYCKRSGATLGCCHARCKRVFHLPCGLQAGSLHQFFGEFRSYCVTHRIQQKIDEHIKQEAAAAGTVICCICYDDVSPNNTIRTLWAPCCRKNAWFHRDCVQRLALSAGYFFKCPLCNNKQEFQQAMLDHGIFIPHQDASWELVPDAFQELLHRHNSCDAVECLCPKGRDHTSVNAKWELVLCQLCGSQGIHKACGNLKWSNSTWDCAQCANMLDKASDDSSAKNEATEETKLSTMPEDSDGDSDISVVGDSSPKPAIEDRYSPPPVILSGVIRPGPRSFKLKQAVQNVTSTESAASNISDTPLIEDRVQSPLNHPEHIADALSNETDDERSLTNNISGEIDITDKQPSSIEQNSEYLQANEPSPENTQTMKSSEQLPSEIISLDSDDEVEIINVPQLQNVLTTKNGMKIEIHNLPKLPAEFDKVEGDLNVIKSSPPRRIPSHHGLISTEKSDSSVNPFKNSTSRPTPNSDETSIHRTKLSVTRNADTIAVKLIENLDDSELIVSQPSEMNIKITNVTSLCPHVIPALPLIIKKKESISSKPHLLRIDLKNKSSHNDDQPIELVETANQIIEASNTSTNGFQPNATIGELGLKRKDKFFDHSDPVTGPLNDEVGLHNKKARISQSPKSPSALQNTDDGIHMLNDVGGSIPKNRTSLIPSTSHTKMCDSNQSQRKQHWSPADIKTSKSGVSSTPHNTDKNKEKNRLFGFSSFTGPTKSVKTVDNTNRRSVSLNGYSPIWPECHANGSESVSTTPPSHAQGGKTSKLRKILPKPNVQRTLRIDDNALFNLPQILETSDKLVRAQQTSEQHTSNHSKTGDSSSHPSSRSSEIINGEMSVRNKSKQTTPTSMFTSSSRFCCPISNNVLNTSSSIAQVADGLSITSGAPIVVLRPNLVFMERDQFRTMRQQNQSLANVNPVQNHKRNMKSVMIPAFVLRPILPTRNITSAPQPREEIVIDLD; encoded by the exons ATGTATGATGTAAACCTATG CAAAATGTCACGGCGAAGATCAAAACGCCTATCTCAAAATCCAGACAAACTTATTTGTCACTTTTGTGGATGTgatgaagaaaacgaaataaaatatgggAAGCTTTGGAATCAGGATGGCATCATTACACACTACTATTGCTTG TTATTATCATCCAATATGGAACAGAATGGCGAGGACGACCAAGGTATTTTGGGATTTATGCCCGCAGACATACAAAAAGAACTGCGCAGAGGAAAGAAACTC TCTTGTTGCTATTGTAAACGAAGTGGAGCAACTTTAGGATGTTGTCACGCTAGATGTAAACGAGTGTTTCATCTTCCCTGTGGACTGCAGGCAGGTTCACTACATCAATTCTTTGGTGAATTTAG ATCATACTGCGTAACACATAGAATACAGCAGAAAATAGATGAACACATAAAGCAggaagctgcagcagcagggACAGTAATTTGTTGTATTTGTTATGATGACGTCAGCCCCAATAACACGATACGAACTTTATGGGCTCCGTGTTGTCGAAAAAATGCGTGGTTTCACAGAGACTGCGTTCAA CGCCTAGCATTGAGTGCTGGATACTTTTTTAAATGTCCGCtttgtaataataaacaaGAATTCCAACAAGCGATGCTGGACCATGGAATCTTTATTCCACACCA GGATGCATCGTGGGAGCTTGTGCCAGATGCTTTCCAAGAATTACTGCATAGGCACAATTCTTGTGATGCCGTTGAATGTCTTTGCCCAAAAGGAAGAGACCACACAAGTGTTAACGC GAAATGGGAACTAGTTTTATGCCAGTTGTGTGGCTCTCAGGGTATTCACAAGGCATGTGGCAATTTAAAATGGTCTAATTCTACATGGGACTGTGCTCAGTGTGCCAATATGTTGG ATAAGGCCTCTGATGATTCGTCTGCTAAAAATGAAGCAACAGAAGA gACAAAACTTAGTACAATGCCGGAAGATAGTGACGGTGATAGTGATATATCAGTAGTAGGAGATTCTTCACCAAAACCCGCAATCGAGGATAGGTATTCCCCGCCACCTGTAATTCTATCTGGTGTTATTCGACCTGGTCCTCGATCATTTAAATTGAAGCAAGCAGTACAAAACGTAACAAG TACTGAATCTGCTGCATCAAACATCTCTGACACACCATTAATTGAGGATAGGGTTCAATCTCCATTGAATCATCCAGAACACATCGCCGATGCTCTTTCGAATGAAACAGACGACGAGAGATCATTGACAAATAATATCTCTGGAGAAATTGATATAACAGACAAACAACCTAGTTCTATAGAACAAAACAGTGAATATTTACAAGCAAATGAACCCTCACCAGAAAATACGCAGACGATGAAAAGCTCCGAGCAACTTCCATCTGAAATCATTTCGCTTGATAGCGATGATGAAGTAGAA ATAATCAATGTTCCACAACTACAAAACGTATTAACTACAaagaatggaatgaaaattgaaattcacaaCTTGCCAAAACTACCAGCTGAATTTGATAAAGTTGAGGGAGATTTGAATGTTATCAAGTCTAGCCCGCCGCGAAGAATTCCCTCACATCATGGTTTGATTTCAACGGAAAAATCTGACAGTTCAGTTAATCCCTTCAAGAATTCTACTTCCCGTCCAACACCCAACTCTGATGAAACAAGTATACACAGAACTAAATTATCTGTTACTCGTAATGCTGATACAATTgcagtaaaattgatcgaaaatctAGATGATTCAGAGTTGATCGTATCGCAACCCTCGGAAATGAACATTAAAATCACTAACGTTACCTCACTTTGTCCGCATGTTATACCGGCATTGCCgctgattataaaaaaaaaggagtcgaTTTCTTCCAAGCCTCATCTATTAAGAATTGACctcaaaaataaatcatcacaTAACGATGATCAGCCAATTGAGTTGGTGGAAACAGCCAATCAAATCATTGAGGCATCAAATACATCCACAAATGGTTTTCAACCAAATGCGACAATAGGGGAATTGGGTTTGAAACGAAAAGACAAGTTTTTTGATCATTCGGATCCTGTCACTGGTCCGTTGAACGACGAAGTTGGACTGCATAATAAAAAGGCCCGTATTTCTCAGTCTCCGAAATCCCCATCTGCACTTCAAAATACAGACGACGGAATACACATGTTGAATGACGTGGGTGGATCCATTCCGAAGAATAGAACTTCCTTAATACCTTCTACTAGTCATACCAAAATGTGTGATTCAAACCAATCACAAAGAAAACAGCACTGGAGCCCAGCCGATATCAAAACTAGCAAGAGTGGTGTTTCTAGCACACCTCATAACACAGATaagaataaagagaagaacAGACTTTTCGGATTTTCTAGCTTTACCGGCCCAACAAAGTCAGTTAAAACTGTGGATAACACGAATCGCAGAAGTGTTTCGCTGAACGGATATTCTCCAATTTGGCCAGAATGTCATGCAAATGGATCTGAATCAGTTTCCACGACACCTCCGTCCCATGCACAAGGAGGCAAGACATCTAAGCTCAGAAAAATATTACCCAAACCAAATGTTCAGAGAACCCTGCGGATCGATGACAATGCTTTATTCAATCTTCCACAAATATTAGAAACTTCGGATAAATTGGTGCGTGCACAACAAACGTCTGAGCAGCACACCTCTAATCACAGTAAAACTGGGGATTCATCGTCTCACCCAAGTTCTCGATCATCTGAAATTATCAATGGAGAAATGTCggtgagaaataaaagtaagcAGACTACGCCAACGAGTATGTTTACATCTAGTAGCAGATTTTGTTGTCCTATCTCGAACAACGTGTTGAACACGAGCAGTTCTATAGCGCAAGTAGCTGATGGACTTTCGATCACTAGTGGT GCTCCGATCGTGGTGCTGAGGCCAAATCTGGTTTTCATGGAGCGAGATCAATTCCGAACGATGCGACAGCAGAATCAATCACTGGCCAACGTGAACCCTGTGCAAAATCACAAACGAAACATGAAGTCTGTCATGATCCCAGCGT tTGTGTTACGGCCGATTCTTCCGACGCGCAACATCACTTCAGCACCTCAACCACGAGAAGAGATTGTAATAGACCTCGACTGA
- the LOC105690534 gene encoding uncharacterized protein LOC105690534 isoform X2: MYDVNLCKMSRRRSKRLSQNPDKLICHFCGCDEENEIKYGKLWNQDGIITHYYCLLLSSNMEQNGEDDQGILGFMPADIQKELRRGKKLSCCYCKRSGATLGCCHARCKRVFHLPCGLQAGSLHQFFGEFRSYCVTHRIQQKIDEHIKQEAAAAGTVICCICYDDVSPNNTIRTLWAPCCRKNAWFHRDCVQRLALSAGYFFKCPLCNNKQEFQQAMLDHGIFIPHQDASWELVPDAFQELLHRHNSCDAVECLCPKGRDHTSVNAKWELVLCQLCGSQGIHKACGNLKWSNSTWDCAQCANMLDKASDDSSAKNEATEETKLSTMPEDSDGDSDISVVGDSSPKPAIEDRYSPPPVILSGVIRPGPRSFKLKQAVQNVTSTESAASNISDTPLIEDRVQSPLNHPEHIADALSNETDDERSLTNNISGEIDITDKQPSSIEQNSEYLQANEPSPENTQTMKSSEQLPSEIISLDSDDEVEIINVPQLQNVLTTKNGMKIEIHNLPKLPAEFDKVEGDLNVIKSSPPRRIPSHHGLISTEKSDSSVNPFKNSTSRPTPNSDETSIHRTKLSVTRNADTIAVKLIENLDDSELIVSQPSEMNIKITNVTSLCPHVIPALPLIIKKKESISSKPHLLRIDLKNKSSHNDDQPIELVETANQIIEASNTSTNGFQPNATIGELGLKRKDKFFDHSDPVTGPLNDEVGLHNKKARISQSPKSPSALQNTDDGIHMLNDVGGSIPKNRTSLIPSTSHTKMCDSNQSQRKQHWSPADIKTSKSGVSSTPHNTDKNKEKNRLFGFSSFTGPTKSVKTVDNTNRRSVSLNGYSPIWPECHANGSESVSTTPPSHAQGGKTSKLRKILPKPNVQRTLRIDDNALFNLPQILETSDKLVRAQQTSEQHTSNHSKTGDSSSHPSSRSSEIINGEMSVRNKSSDRGAEAKSGFHGARSIPNDATAESITGQREPCAKSQTKHEVCHDPSVCVTADSSDAQHHFSTSTTRRDCNRPRLIPRSVSLRDLKFRILESGIVQIAVSDTLTLNVNTSTTDVIEESPAKFTAVKECDSVNNSRSTKTIDLSKDFVRKPLTDLTAFEHLLDSRNVQDNIANVKNKADSCIGLKSNCGIQKQCLFSSYGEIQSSPRNPSKKDFYRRKSVFTFGHTDKNSNDLMNDVHKISAVPTVVEELNEIVGTVQTVQTVQTVQTNKECHGVYVSSSNGTRNCSNNQSKNNSVDSLTNIAMKKSQEDKNMNDPKPCSVEPRLSIKVKIDLDKIQNLMNNKPQLFNKNNCSKRRFEDHREPRSLPVLTPLKQFYNSNENRQINSFKTLIDENVKKVDNSNLRKKFKYSKFFRDHLKS; this comes from the exons ATGTATGATGTAAACCTATG CAAAATGTCACGGCGAAGATCAAAACGCCTATCTCAAAATCCAGACAAACTTATTTGTCACTTTTGTGGATGTgatgaagaaaacgaaataaaatatgggAAGCTTTGGAATCAGGATGGCATCATTACACACTACTATTGCTTG TTATTATCATCCAATATGGAACAGAATGGCGAGGACGACCAAGGTATTTTGGGATTTATGCCCGCAGACATACAAAAAGAACTGCGCAGAGGAAAGAAACTC TCTTGTTGCTATTGTAAACGAAGTGGAGCAACTTTAGGATGTTGTCACGCTAGATGTAAACGAGTGTTTCATCTTCCCTGTGGACTGCAGGCAGGTTCACTACATCAATTCTTTGGTGAATTTAG ATCATACTGCGTAACACATAGAATACAGCAGAAAATAGATGAACACATAAAGCAggaagctgcagcagcagggACAGTAATTTGTTGTATTTGTTATGATGACGTCAGCCCCAATAACACGATACGAACTTTATGGGCTCCGTGTTGTCGAAAAAATGCGTGGTTTCACAGAGACTGCGTTCAA CGCCTAGCATTGAGTGCTGGATACTTTTTTAAATGTCCGCtttgtaataataaacaaGAATTCCAACAAGCGATGCTGGACCATGGAATCTTTATTCCACACCA GGATGCATCGTGGGAGCTTGTGCCAGATGCTTTCCAAGAATTACTGCATAGGCACAATTCTTGTGATGCCGTTGAATGTCTTTGCCCAAAAGGAAGAGACCACACAAGTGTTAACGC GAAATGGGAACTAGTTTTATGCCAGTTGTGTGGCTCTCAGGGTATTCACAAGGCATGTGGCAATTTAAAATGGTCTAATTCTACATGGGACTGTGCTCAGTGTGCCAATATGTTGG ATAAGGCCTCTGATGATTCGTCTGCTAAAAATGAAGCAACAGAAGA gACAAAACTTAGTACAATGCCGGAAGATAGTGACGGTGATAGTGATATATCAGTAGTAGGAGATTCTTCACCAAAACCCGCAATCGAGGATAGGTATTCCCCGCCACCTGTAATTCTATCTGGTGTTATTCGACCTGGTCCTCGATCATTTAAATTGAAGCAAGCAGTACAAAACGTAACAAG TACTGAATCTGCTGCATCAAACATCTCTGACACACCATTAATTGAGGATAGGGTTCAATCTCCATTGAATCATCCAGAACACATCGCCGATGCTCTTTCGAATGAAACAGACGACGAGAGATCATTGACAAATAATATCTCTGGAGAAATTGATATAACAGACAAACAACCTAGTTCTATAGAACAAAACAGTGAATATTTACAAGCAAATGAACCCTCACCAGAAAATACGCAGACGATGAAAAGCTCCGAGCAACTTCCATCTGAAATCATTTCGCTTGATAGCGATGATGAAGTAGAA ATAATCAATGTTCCACAACTACAAAACGTATTAACTACAaagaatggaatgaaaattgaaattcacaaCTTGCCAAAACTACCAGCTGAATTTGATAAAGTTGAGGGAGATTTGAATGTTATCAAGTCTAGCCCGCCGCGAAGAATTCCCTCACATCATGGTTTGATTTCAACGGAAAAATCTGACAGTTCAGTTAATCCCTTCAAGAATTCTACTTCCCGTCCAACACCCAACTCTGATGAAACAAGTATACACAGAACTAAATTATCTGTTACTCGTAATGCTGATACAATTgcagtaaaattgatcgaaaatctAGATGATTCAGAGTTGATCGTATCGCAACCCTCGGAAATGAACATTAAAATCACTAACGTTACCTCACTTTGTCCGCATGTTATACCGGCATTGCCgctgattataaaaaaaaaggagtcgaTTTCTTCCAAGCCTCATCTATTAAGAATTGACctcaaaaataaatcatcacaTAACGATGATCAGCCAATTGAGTTGGTGGAAACAGCCAATCAAATCATTGAGGCATCAAATACATCCACAAATGGTTTTCAACCAAATGCGACAATAGGGGAATTGGGTTTGAAACGAAAAGACAAGTTTTTTGATCATTCGGATCCTGTCACTGGTCCGTTGAACGACGAAGTTGGACTGCATAATAAAAAGGCCCGTATTTCTCAGTCTCCGAAATCCCCATCTGCACTTCAAAATACAGACGACGGAATACACATGTTGAATGACGTGGGTGGATCCATTCCGAAGAATAGAACTTCCTTAATACCTTCTACTAGTCATACCAAAATGTGTGATTCAAACCAATCACAAAGAAAACAGCACTGGAGCCCAGCCGATATCAAAACTAGCAAGAGTGGTGTTTCTAGCACACCTCATAACACAGATaagaataaagagaagaacAGACTTTTCGGATTTTCTAGCTTTACCGGCCCAACAAAGTCAGTTAAAACTGTGGATAACACGAATCGCAGAAGTGTTTCGCTGAACGGATATTCTCCAATTTGGCCAGAATGTCATGCAAATGGATCTGAATCAGTTTCCACGACACCTCCGTCCCATGCACAAGGAGGCAAGACATCTAAGCTCAGAAAAATATTACCCAAACCAAATGTTCAGAGAACCCTGCGGATCGATGACAATGCTTTATTCAATCTTCCACAAATATTAGAAACTTCGGATAAATTGGTGCGTGCACAACAAACGTCTGAGCAGCACACCTCTAATCACAGTAAAACTGGGGATTCATCGTCTCACCCAAGTTCTCGATCATCTGAAATTATCAATGGAGAAATGTCggtgagaaataaaa GCTCCGATCGTGGTGCTGAGGCCAAATCTGGTTTTCATGGAGCGAGATCAATTCCGAACGATGCGACAGCAGAATCAATCACTGGCCAACGTGAACCCTGTGCAAAATCACAAACGAAACATGAAGTCTGTCATGATCCCAGCGT tTGTGTTACGGCCGATTCTTCCGACGCGCAACATCACTTCAGCACCTCAACCACGAGAAGAGATTGTAATAGACCTCGACTGATTCCTAGGTCTGTTTCTTTAAGAGATCTAAAATTTCGTATTCTGGAATCAGGAATTGTTCAg ATTGCTGTCTCCGATACCCTCACATTGAATGTCAATACAAGCACCACTGACGTCATTGAAGAATCCCCTGCTAAGTTTACTGCTGTCAAAGAATGCGATTCTGTAAATAATTCACGTAGTACTAAGACCATCGATCTTAGCAAGGATTTTGTGAGGAAACCTTTGACCGATCTTACAGCATTTGAACATTTGCTCGACAGTCGAAATGTGCAGGATAATATCGCAAACGTCAAAAATAAAGCCGATTCGTGTATTGGGCTGAAGTCAAATTGTGGCATCCAAAAACAGTGTTTGTTTTCGAGTTATGGCGAGATCCAGAGTTCTCCCAGAAATCCGAGTAAAAAAGATTTCTACAGACGAAAGTCAGTTTTCACATTCGGACATACGGATAAGAATTCTAATGATCTCATGAATGATGTACATAAAATCAGTGCTGTTCCAACTGTGGTTGAAGAACTTAATGAAATTGTAGGAACAGTGCAAACAGTGCAAACAGTGCAAACAGTGCAAACCAATAAAGAGTGCCATGGTGTATACGTTTCTTCTTCAAATGGGACTCGCAATTGCTCTAACAACCAGAGTAAAAACAACTCTGTCGACAGTTTAACAAATATTGCCatgaaaaaatctcaagaagataaaaatatgaacgatCCTAAACCATGCTCAGTTGAGCCGCGTCTTAGCATTAAAGTTAAAATAGATcttgataaaattcaaaatttaatgaataataagccacaattattcaacaaaaatAACTGCTCAAAAAGAAGGTTTGAGGATCACCGTGAGCCGCGAAGTCTACCAGTTTTAACGCCACTGAAACAATTCtataattcaaatgaaaacagacaaataaattctttcaagactttgatcgatgaaaatgtaaaaaaagtaGATAATTCAAATCTTAGAAAGAAGTTTaaatattccaaatttttccgaGACCACttgaagagttga